The following is a genomic window from Arthrobacter sp. NicSoilB4.
CCATCTGGGCTATGCCGGAGACGCCGAGATCGGCGAAGACACCAACATCGGCTGCGGCAACATCACCGCCAACTACGACGGCGAGAAGAAGCACCGCACGGTCATCGGCTCCGGCGTGCGCACCGGCTCCAACACCGTCTTCGTAGCTCCCGTCCGGGTCGGCGATGGCGCCTACAGCGGCGCCGGGGCAGTCATCCGCCGCGACGTGCCGCCCGGCGCCCTGGTCCTGTCCCTGGCCAAGCAACAGAACGCCGAGGGCTGGGTCCTGGCGAACCGCCCGGGCTCGATCTCCGCGTCCCTGGCCGAGGCGTCCGGCGCCACCACGACTTCCTCCAGTACTCCGGCATCTACAGAAGAGGGCTAGCAATAATGAGCGAAATTACGGCACGCGGCGAGAAGAAGCTGGTGCTTGCCGCTGGGCGCGCGCATCCTGAGCTGGCGAGGGAAATCGCCAAGGAACTCGGTACCGAGCTCCTGCCCCTGGATGCCTACGACTTCGCCAACGGCGAGATCTACGTCCGGGCAGGGGAGAGCGTGCGCGGCACCGACGCCTTCGTCATCCAGGCGCACCCCGCCCCGCTGAACAACTGGCTGATGGAACAGCTCATCATGATCGATTCGCTCAAACGGGCCTCGGCCAAGCGCATCACCGTGGTCTCGCCGTTCTACCCGTACGCCCGGCAGGACAAGAAGGGCCGCGGCCGCGAGCCAATCTCCGCGCGCCTCGTCGCGGACCTGTACAAAACCGCCGGCGCGGACCGGATCATGAGCGTTGACCTGCACACCTCGCAGATCCAGGGCTTCTTCGACGGGCCCGTGGACCACCTCATGGCCATCCCGCTGCTCGCGGACTACATCCGCACCCGCGTCGGCGCCGACGACATCACAGTGGTTTCCCCGGACACCGGCCGTGTCCGCGTTGCCGAGCAGTGGGCCGAGCGCCTTGGCGGGGCGCCGCTGGCCTTCGTCCACAAGAGCCGCGACCTCACCGTCCCGAACCAGGCAGTCTCCAAGACCGTCGTGGGCCAGATCGAAGGCCGCACCTGTGTGCTGATCGACGACATGATCGACACCGGCGGAACGATTTCCGGCGCGGTCCAGGTGCTTAAGAACGCCGGCGCCAAGGATGTCATCATCGCGGCAACCCACGCCGTCTTCTCCGATCCTGCGGCCCAGCGCCTCTCAGAGTCCGGCGCCCGCGAAGTGGTGGTCACCAACACCCTGCCGATCGACGCCAGCAAGCGCTTCCCGCAGCTCACCGTACTGTCCATCGCGCCGCTGATCGCCCGCGCCATCCGCGAAGTGTTCGACGACGGCTCGGTCACCAGCCTGTTCGACGGCAACGCGTAGCCCTCGATTGAGCGGTGAGCAGGCTTGAGCCTGCTCAGCATCCGCCGGTGCGGGACCGTTTTCAGAATTGCGGCCCCGCACTGGTAACCTTGAACCGAAACCTTGGCGAGGGAGAGCGCCGGTTTTCCGTTTTTCCGCTTTCAAGCGGAAATCATCGGAAACCGGACTGCTGGTCTCCGTTATCGACTGGGTCTGAATCTCCCTTCGGAAGGGCGGCCATACGGCCACCCGGCGTTGAAGGTCGCAAACAGACCTCCGCCCTTGCTGAACACCTTTAGTCCCACAGCTTGAAATCCAACGAGGAGATATCCATGTCTGAGCAGAAGCTCGCAGCAGAAGTCCGCACCGAATTCGGCAAAGGCTTCGCCCGCCGCGCCCGCATGGCCAACCTGATCCCGGCTGTCATCTACGGCCACGGCGCCGAGCCGATCCACATCACCCTGCCGGCGAAGGCCACCACCCTGGCTGTCCGCACCGCCAACGCCCTGCTGACCCTGGACATCAACGGCGAGCAGCACCTGGCCCTCGTCAAGGACATCCAGCGCAACCCGATCAAGCAGATCATCGAGCACCTCGACCTGCTGACCGTCCGCACCGGCGAGAAGGTCACCGTTGACATCCCCGTCCACCTCAGTGGCGAACTGGCTCCGGGCAATGTCCACAACCTGGAAATGACCACTGTTTCCCTTGAGGCCGAGGCTACCCACCTGCCGACCGCCATCGAGGTCAGCATCGAAGGCCGCACCGCCGGCGAGCACATCCACGCCTCCGACCTGGTCCTCCCGAAGGGCTCCACCCTGCTGGCTGACCCCGAGGCGCTCGTTGTCAACATCTCCGAGGCCGTCGAAATCGTCGAAGAGGGCGAAGAGACCGCTGGGGAAGCGGCCCCCGCTGCCGAGGAAACCGCAGCAGCCGAGTAATTCCGGCAGCCCGATTTCTGCTGTGGCCGGACCCCTGCGGGGCCCGGCCACAGCCGTCTTAACCCCCGGTGCCGGGCGCAGACCGGCCCGGCGCGGGCCGAGCTCCTGCCACCGAACCTGACCACCCTAGGATTGACCCATGACTGACACCTGGCTGATCGCAGGCCTTGGCAACCCGGGAGCGGAGTACGCCCACAACCGGCACAACATCGGGCAGATGGTCCTCGATGAACTCGCTGCCCGGATCGGGAGCGGCTTCAAGTCCCACAAGTCCCGGGCCCAGGTCCTGGAGGGCCGGCTCGGCATCGGAGGCCCGCGGGTGGTGCTGGCCAAGCCGCTGAGTTACATGAACGTCTCCGGCGGCCCGGTCGCGGCGCTGGCGGCTTTCTACGGCATCGAACCAGGCCACGTCATCGCCGTGCACGACGAGATCGACATTCCCTTTGACACGGTGAAGCTGAAGCTCGGCGGGGGCGAAGGGGGCCATAACGGGCTGCGGGACATCTCCAAAGCCCTCGCCACCAAGGACTACCTGCGGGTCCGGGTCGGCGTCGGCCGTCCGCCGGGCAGGATGGACACCGCAGACTTTGTCCTCAGGGACTTTTCCGGCGCCGAGAAGAAGGAACTGCCGTTCCTGATCGGTGCTGCGGCAGACGCCGTGGAAGCCCTGGTCCGTGACGGCCTCGTGGCGGCCCAGCAGCAGTTCCACCCCGCGAAGACGCCCTAGCCGGTACGCGCGGGGAACCTTCGCTGCGGCGCCGGGCGAAACGCGGCGTCGTCTACACCCGAATTGCTTCCAAGGTTTCCGAAATGCCGTTATGATCGCTCTACTCTCATATCGGGGGATAGGGATACGCTACTTCTAGGCGGACGGTCTCAGGTTTGCT
Proteins encoded in this region:
- a CDS encoding ribose-phosphate diphosphokinase, with amino-acid sequence MSEITARGEKKLVLAAGRAHPELAREIAKELGTELLPLDAYDFANGEIYVRAGESVRGTDAFVIQAHPAPLNNWLMEQLIMIDSLKRASAKRITVVSPFYPYARQDKKGRGREPISARLVADLYKTAGADRIMSVDLHTSQIQGFFDGPVDHLMAIPLLADYIRTRVGADDITVVSPDTGRVRVAEQWAERLGGAPLAFVHKSRDLTVPNQAVSKTVVGQIEGRTCVLIDDMIDTGGTISGAVQVLKNAGAKDVIIAATHAVFSDPAAQRLSESGAREVVVTNTLPIDASKRFPQLTVLSIAPLIARAIREVFDDGSVTSLFDGNA
- a CDS encoding 50S ribosomal protein L25/general stress protein Ctc; this translates as MSEQKLAAEVRTEFGKGFARRARMANLIPAVIYGHGAEPIHITLPAKATTLAVRTANALLTLDINGEQHLALVKDIQRNPIKQIIEHLDLLTVRTGEKVTVDIPVHLSGELAPGNVHNLEMTTVSLEAEATHLPTAIEVSIEGRTAGEHIHASDLVLPKGSTLLADPEALVVNISEAVEIVEEGEETAGEAAPAAEETAAAE
- the pth gene encoding aminoacyl-tRNA hydrolase, translated to MTDTWLIAGLGNPGAEYAHNRHNIGQMVLDELAARIGSGFKSHKSRAQVLEGRLGIGGPRVVLAKPLSYMNVSGGPVAALAAFYGIEPGHVIAVHDEIDIPFDTVKLKLGGGEGGHNGLRDISKALATKDYLRVRVGVGRPPGRMDTADFVLRDFSGAEKKELPFLIGAAADAVEALVRDGLVAAQQQFHPAKTP